One Curtobacterium sp. MCLR17_007 DNA window includes the following coding sequences:
- a CDS encoding glycosyltransferase family 1 protein, with the protein MTLYVDTSRIGMHGIGRYSREVIDRLDLPWTDLGHRLRRPLPIDVVNPRRMTLRPRDVVYAPGFNAGISRARQFLTIHDLIHLEVASEGSALKTVYYERIVRPAVLRARLAFTVSETSKEKIVEWLDDDRVEVINTGNGVSEDFVESGRRWSVGSDYLLYVGNLREHKNTDVMLDAFAMSDDLNLVMVTSDRGAALAAVAERRLEDRVTVLAGVDDTTLAAIYRSSIGLVMPSTSEGYGLPAAEAIATGRPVIFWSGCASVAEIVQSNGIAVSEARDAAEWNAAILRLADHDFPAVRAVDRPWAAVAQVVRRELEKRS; encoded by the coding sequence ATGACGCTCTACGTCGACACGAGCCGCATCGGGATGCACGGGATCGGCCGGTACTCCCGCGAGGTGATCGACCGTCTCGACCTGCCCTGGACCGACCTCGGCCATCGTCTGCGGCGCCCGCTTCCGATCGACGTCGTGAACCCGCGTCGCATGACGTTGCGCCCGCGCGACGTCGTGTACGCGCCGGGCTTCAACGCGGGTATCTCCCGCGCTCGTCAGTTCTTGACGATCCACGACCTGATCCACCTCGAGGTGGCATCCGAAGGCTCCGCGCTCAAGACGGTTTACTACGAACGCATCGTCCGTCCGGCCGTGCTTCGAGCTCGGTTGGCATTCACGGTGTCCGAGACTTCCAAGGAAAAGATCGTCGAGTGGCTTGACGATGATCGCGTGGAGGTCATCAACACCGGTAATGGTGTCTCGGAGGACTTCGTAGAGAGCGGGCGCCGCTGGTCAGTTGGGTCTGACTACTTGCTCTACGTGGGAAACCTTCGCGAGCACAAGAACACTGACGTGATGCTCGACGCCTTCGCGATGTCTGACGACCTGAACCTCGTCATGGTCACTTCGGATCGTGGCGCCGCGCTCGCCGCCGTTGCCGAACGGCGGCTCGAGGATCGGGTCACTGTGCTCGCAGGTGTGGACGACACCACGCTCGCGGCGATCTACCGCTCGTCCATCGGCCTCGTCATGCCGTCAACATCTGAGGGCTACGGACTGCCGGCGGCCGAGGCGATCGCCACCGGACGCCCCGTCATCTTTTGGTCGGGCTGTGCAAGCGTCGCCGAAATAGTCCAGAGCAATGGCATCGCGGTGTCCGAGGCGCGAGATGCGGCCGAATGGAATGCTGCGATCCTGCGGCTCGCCGATCATGACTTCCCAGCGGTACGCGCCGTGGACCGTCCGTGGGCGGCGGTCGCGCAGGTCGTCCGGCGTGAGCTGGAGAAGCGATCATGA
- a CDS encoding acyltransferase gives MLPSLMRALRLDAEPPVLAVERILRRAASKTKSSLLSQQLKAAGAHFGPRAEVRGGRRISFGPEFSCGSDLWLEAVTSYGDDAFAPSVVIGSGVSLSNRVHITATHSLEIGDGCLFGSGVFISDHNHGSYAAAGGSSPTTLPAERPLSPGGPVRIGKNVWLGDNVVVLGPVVIGDGAVIAANSVVTRDVAPGTIVGGAPARPLKEWTGSGWERV, from the coding sequence ATGCTGCCATCGCTCATGCGGGCGCTTCGTCTCGACGCCGAGCCGCCTGTCCTCGCAGTCGAGCGGATCCTCCGCCGTGCAGCTTCCAAAACGAAGAGCTCCCTCCTCAGTCAGCAGCTGAAGGCGGCGGGCGCGCACTTCGGTCCGCGCGCTGAGGTCCGTGGGGGACGCCGCATCTCCTTCGGTCCGGAGTTCTCGTGCGGAAGCGACCTTTGGCTCGAGGCAGTGACGTCTTACGGGGACGATGCGTTCGCGCCGTCGGTCGTGATTGGCTCGGGAGTCTCGTTGTCCAACCGAGTGCACATCACGGCGACCCACTCACTGGAGATCGGTGACGGGTGCTTGTTCGGAAGCGGCGTTTTTATCTCTGACCACAACCACGGTTCGTACGCGGCCGCCGGCGGCTCGTCGCCGACGACTCTTCCTGCGGAACGTCCGCTCAGCCCCGGTGGCCCCGTCCGCATCGGGAAGAACGTCTGGCTCGGCGACAACGTCGTCGTCCTGGGGCCGGTGGTCATCGGCGACGGAGCGGTGATCGCTGCGAACTCCGTAGTCACTCGTGATGTAGCCCCCGGAACGATTGTCGGTGGCGCACCAGCCCGGCCGTTGAAGGAGTGGACCGGATCAGGTTGGGAACGGGTCTGA
- a CDS encoding DUF4012 domain-containing protein, with product MSDLPQSRRLGSNAQPHRRVVLWVVLAVVVLALFVVAWISIRGVTAKRDLEQSVSSVDALKSQLADGDAKAAQKTAAELEHSAAEARSLTGDPIWGLCQYVPVLGSNFRAVREVAVVVDDVARGAVSPVAGVVGEVSASGLAPKDGRIDLTPILKAQPAVTAAASTLKDASHAADDIETSDTLSTVSSAVGQLRSALEVVAIQADVANRVVSLAPSMLGQSGTKQYLVLFQNNAELRAGGGNPGALALLTISDGKITLGQQASTSDFPQEAMPVLPLSDDTKGLYGSITGQYVQDVTLTPRFDVSAELAREMWKRKFGTEVDGVIAVDPVTLGYILRATGPLQLPTGDQLTSDNASQLLLSEAYSKYSDPRLQDAFFASAASAVFSKVSDGGLDPKAFVEALTTAASEGRVRVWSADAAQQKLIEGTAVAGQLPKSTAGTQRFGVYLNDATGAKMDYYLDKRVSVGSQVCRRDGRPTWVVSVTLKNTAPADAASTLPGYVTGSADYGVTPGEVRTNVAIYAPASAIYLESSQSAGTSAPQTASDGEFPVTQFQTTLAPGKSVTVTSSFLGPKSASRTAVDALSTPGLHQTKADPRTISCADPVG from the coding sequence ATGTCGGACTTGCCTCAGTCGCGACGTCTCGGATCGAACGCCCAGCCTCATCGCCGCGTCGTGCTCTGGGTCGTCTTGGCCGTCGTCGTGCTAGCCCTCTTCGTCGTCGCGTGGATCAGCATCCGCGGCGTCACGGCGAAACGGGACCTCGAGCAGTCCGTGAGCTCGGTGGACGCCCTGAAGTCTCAACTCGCGGACGGCGACGCGAAGGCGGCGCAGAAGACGGCCGCCGAACTGGAGCACAGCGCTGCCGAAGCGCGGTCCCTCACCGGTGATCCGATCTGGGGGCTCTGCCAGTACGTACCCGTGCTCGGCTCGAACTTCCGCGCAGTCCGTGAGGTCGCGGTCGTCGTCGACGATGTGGCACGAGGCGCGGTGTCACCCGTCGCCGGAGTCGTCGGCGAGGTGAGCGCTTCGGGGCTTGCTCCGAAGGATGGCCGGATCGACCTCACCCCGATCCTGAAGGCGCAGCCTGCGGTTACCGCTGCGGCATCGACGCTCAAGGACGCTTCGCACGCTGCAGACGATATTGAGACGAGCGACACATTATCCACAGTGTCGAGCGCCGTCGGGCAGCTCCGGAGCGCTCTGGAAGTTGTCGCCATCCAGGCCGACGTCGCCAATCGTGTCGTGTCCCTAGCACCGTCGATGCTCGGGCAGTCCGGCACGAAGCAGTACCTCGTCCTCTTCCAGAACAACGCCGAACTCCGCGCAGGTGGAGGGAACCCGGGCGCGCTGGCGCTCCTGACCATTTCCGACGGCAAGATCACGCTCGGCCAGCAGGCGTCGACGTCCGACTTCCCACAGGAGGCCATGCCGGTTCTCCCGCTGTCGGACGACACGAAGGGGCTGTACGGCTCCATCACGGGCCAGTACGTGCAAGACGTCACGCTCACCCCGCGGTTTGACGTGTCAGCGGAGCTGGCGCGCGAGATGTGGAAGCGGAAGTTCGGAACGGAGGTCGACGGCGTGATCGCGGTAGACCCGGTCACGCTCGGCTACATTCTGCGGGCAACCGGCCCGCTCCAGCTGCCGACGGGCGATCAGCTGACGAGTGACAACGCTTCTCAGCTCCTTCTGAGCGAGGCGTACTCGAAGTACTCCGATCCTCGTCTCCAGGACGCATTCTTCGCCTCGGCGGCGAGTGCGGTGTTTTCGAAGGTGTCGGACGGTGGGCTCGACCCGAAGGCGTTTGTGGAGGCGCTGACGACCGCTGCGTCGGAGGGGCGCGTCCGAGTCTGGAGCGCGGACGCAGCCCAGCAGAAGCTGATCGAGGGGACGGCCGTGGCTGGGCAGCTCCCGAAGAGCACGGCTGGAACACAACGGTTCGGGGTGTATCTGAACGACGCAACCGGCGCGAAGATGGACTATTACCTCGACAAGCGTGTCTCGGTCGGCAGCCAGGTCTGCAGGCGCGACGGACGACCGACTTGGGTCGTCTCCGTGACGTTGAAGAACACCGCTCCTGCGGACGCCGCATCGACACTGCCGGGGTACGTCACCGGGAGCGCGGACTACGGCGTCACGCCCGGAGAGGTCCGAACGAATGTCGCGATCTATGCCCCGGCGTCAGCGATCTACCTCGAATCGTCGCAGAGTGCCGGAACGAGCGCCCCGCAGACCGCGTCGGACGGCGAGTTCCCCGTGACGCAGTTCCAGACAACGCTGGCGCCGGGCAAGAGCGTGACCGTGACGTCCTCGTTCCTCGGGCCGAAGTCAGCATCGCGGACCGCCGTCGACGCGCTCTCCACCCCGGGGCTGCACCAGACGAAGGCCGACCCGCGCACGATCTCTTGCGCAGATCCGGTGGGGTGA
- a CDS encoding sortase: MKKLIAAVVLAGAALIATPAAANAAGYVPTSNVSVSGSSVAGGTTVINFGPGSFVGNETVNVSVTGAGAVTLGALPTTTVTKAYTASASGAVSPRVTLPAGASGTYSLTATGATSGNVGTTALTVRPADAAAAAATGNGTLAFTGGTISALALWVGGGAVLLGGGLLVVRGSVRRQRETV; this comes from the coding sequence ATGAAGAAGCTCATTGCTGCGGTCGTGCTGGCTGGCGCCGCACTCATCGCAACGCCTGCTGCTGCCAACGCGGCCGGCTACGTCCCGACGTCGAACGTCTCGGTTTCGGGTAGCTCCGTCGCCGGTGGCACCACCGTCATCAACTTCGGCCCGGGTTCGTTCGTCGGCAACGAGACGGTCAACGTCTCCGTCACCGGCGCTGGCGCAGTCACCCTCGGCGCGCTGCCGACCACGACCGTCACCAAGGCGTACACGGCTTCCGCTTCGGGCGCCGTCTCGCCGCGCGTCACGCTGCCGGCCGGGGCGTCGGGTACCTACTCGCTCACCGCGACCGGAGCGACGTCGGGCAACGTCGGCACGACGGCCCTCACGGTCCGTCCGGCCGACGCCGCCGCGGCTGCCGCTACTGGCAACGGCACCCTCGCCTTCACCGGTGGCACCATCTCCGCCCTCGCCCTCTGGGTCGGCGGCGGCGCTGTCCTGCTCGGTGGTGGCCTGCTGGTCGTCCGCGGCTCGGTCCGTCGCCAGCGCGAGACCGTCTGA
- a CDS encoding VanZ family protein — protein sequence MPRRTAIARFVLGCAVLLAVVVATLPGVASGAVELFRAGVAALRGVGHGLLSVEDGFVTAAAVTLVVVPLPALVAAAGRGAAAVAGWRASVWAAVACVVVVSIRAAQGTTPGPTWVSGVLASAVGVLLGCLLLAALRTRAVAPTPRSRRLATTLLALYGIGVLLVGFWGSPVDAGAHPGILRVLDLAHRAGLPLWFGYGALEFTANVLFFVPLGLLVVLRLGTRAWWAGAAAGLVVSAAIEVGQALFLPARFASLDDVLANTSGAVIGAMAGVVLLGLRGRRTTAGTTAPGTTKPRRSAAGR from the coding sequence ATGCCCCGACGGACCGCGATCGCCCGGTTCGTGCTGGGCTGCGCGGTGCTCCTCGCCGTGGTGGTGGCGACGCTGCCCGGGGTGGCGAGTGGGGCCGTGGAGCTGTTCCGTGCCGGGGTCGCAGCGCTGCGCGGTGTCGGACACGGCCTCCTGTCCGTCGAGGACGGCTTCGTCACCGCAGCCGCCGTGACCCTCGTCGTCGTCCCGCTGCCCGCGCTCGTCGCCGCTGCCGGCCGCGGAGCCGCCGCGGTCGCCGGTTGGCGCGCCTCGGTCTGGGCGGCCGTCGCCTGCGTCGTCGTGGTGTCCATCCGCGCCGCCCAGGGCACGACGCCGGGGCCGACCTGGGTGTCCGGCGTCCTGGCGTCCGCGGTCGGCGTGCTGCTGGGCTGCCTGCTGCTCGCCGCCCTGCGCACACGGGCTGTCGCGCCGACGCCCCGTAGCCGACGCCTGGCGACCACGCTGCTCGCGCTCTACGGCATCGGCGTGCTGCTGGTGGGGTTCTGGGGCTCCCCCGTCGACGCGGGCGCGCACCCGGGGATCCTGCGGGTGCTCGACCTGGCGCACCGCGCCGGGCTGCCGCTCTGGTTCGGGTACGGGGCGCTCGAGTTCACCGCGAACGTGCTGTTCTTCGTGCCGCTCGGCCTGCTCGTCGTGCTGCGGCTGGGGACCCGTGCCTGGTGGGCCGGAGCTGCGGCCGGGCTGGTCGTCAGCGCCGCGATCGAGGTCGGCCAGGCACTCTTCCTGCCCGCGCGGTTCGCGTCCCTGGACGACGTGCTCGCGAACACGAGCGGTGCCGTCATCGGCGCCATGGCCGGTGTCGTGTTGCTGGGCCTGCGCGGTCGGCGGACGACCGCGGGAACGACGGCCCCGGGAACGACGAAGCCCCGCCGGAGTGCGGCGGGGCGTTGA
- a CDS encoding Ig-like domain-containing protein produces the protein MLPAHRGTAVPARRRGVRPLAVLAAALLVGAGLSTTSAVVAATPASAAVTATTDGHFVCDQNTLYATNSAGKVVAIDISAADSKGATVDVADLGLQANNGLGISREGTAMYAAANGNANNQNATLRSYDPATGTASAPIATDKVRPVIRGAVNPVTGIYYYGDNTGWLGAYDPAKKQYLGQVGQVNGLKAGNGDFAFSSGGLFFVVAADKVYRVNTDAVPTSTGTTALTTTEIATLPAGTSSPGIAFSSDGYLYVSNTTTANNVSTTTIYQLDPTSGAQVRSFPVAGNFAASDLATCNYADTVAGQSSVDQRWNSGDQFGLAITGDGITSTNSGTTATTSGTDTGLQRQKAGAILVTPDKHYTVTQTAAGTTDLSDYTTTWTATDVNSGRKVAEGTGNTASFTFPKATSSDGTDVVVLFTDTMRRTHVATTSDTGVAVTGETLSVPAAQGVLANDTGDGLSVVSNTTPAHGTATVNPDGSYTYTSDAGFSGTDTFTYVAEDGSGQQQTGTVTITVTPTAADDAVTVHAGSTATADAASGLLANDTGNGLTVVSNTKPAHGSVTVDADGAYRFTPADGFSGSDSFTYVAQDAKGHQTTATVTVTVVPTAGADTVAATAGQPTVGAAPGLLADDQGTGLTVSGSTQPAHGSVVVGKNGSYTYTPTDGYSGPDQFDYTVTDGTSSDTVTVTVHVAPEAVDDAATTTAGDAVVTTTRADGVLGNDLGAGLTIVTNDQPAHGALELDEATGAYRYTPVAGFSGTDSFTYTVQDSSGALSTATVSLTVVPAAADDTASTRANEPVTIDVQGNDHGTGLTTTIVDGPTAGRVVVADDGSVDYTPTTGSSGTDHFSYRVTDTAGLVSRTATVTVTVTPRALPDSAATTADQPVTVAATTLTGNDVGTGMHVTGYRDAEHGTVAPDASGNAVFTPDTGFSGTGTFRYDAADGSGQPTSSWVVVIVGPMATADAATATAGSTLTVPAGEGVLANDRGTDLRATVDVKPLHGTVDLAADGSYTYTPKDGYSGPDSFTYTATDPDGNTSTGLVSITVKPSTTPDTIATTANAPVAVTSRDLTANDHGTGLTVTGVRDAGTGSVVLNGDGTVTYTPAPGTSGTDTFTYEVTGANNNTATGTVTVTITPVLAAPDTTATADGELVVPADQGVLAGSTGTDLHVVDNSDPAHGSVTVDKDGSYTYTPTPGYSGPDTFDATAEDGSGNTATTTVTITVAPKAAADAVSTRAGTAVDVPVTTNDSGTGLGVTAVGPVSAVSSAGTVPSTARTTGAGTVTFTPTDGFSGTATFDYTVADATGGTATATVTVTVKPVAVADALSTPAGTALPISSDTLTGNDHGTGLHVTGHGDARHGTVTDGPDGGLVYTPAPGTSGTDTFTYTATDASGQTTTATVTVLVGTVALDHTATTSTNGTVTASAATGVLTGDSGTALWAAVDRKPAHGTVELAKDGSYVYTPAEDWSGVDTFTYTATDAEGNTATGLVTITVVPTVRDDSTRTTAGRSVTVRGPGVLGNDHGSQLRVVAVGTAAHGTVGIAADGTFDYTPAAGFSGIDHVTYSAQDASGQRVDGTVTITVGIDAVDDSGRTIAGVPVATDARHGLLRNDVGTGLTAALDRKPAHGTARVARDGSYVYTPAAGFTGTDTFTYTVTDASGQTTTATATMVVIAHAVATDDSATGTKGEHVTIAPLDNDHPTGGATFKRSTLHLLDPATGASVDRLTVEGEGTWTVSDGVVTFTPTADHTGTLQVGYIVTDSDGQVVKATITVVYPVGLAAKLHAAQLAFTGATGLVGLGLGALALLLAGFALMLRRRNARS, from the coding sequence ATGCTGCCTGCTCACCGGGGCACCGCCGTGCCCGCGCGCCGTCGTGGCGTCCGCCCCCTCGCCGTCCTCGCGGCCGCGCTGCTCGTCGGCGCCGGCCTGAGCACCACCTCCGCCGTGGTCGCCGCGACCCCGGCGTCGGCCGCGGTCACCGCCACCACGGACGGGCACTTCGTCTGCGACCAGAACACGCTCTACGCGACGAACAGCGCGGGCAAGGTCGTCGCGATCGACATCAGTGCGGCGGACTCGAAGGGCGCGACGGTCGACGTCGCCGACCTCGGCCTGCAGGCGAACAACGGCCTCGGCATCTCGCGCGAGGGCACCGCGATGTACGCGGCAGCGAACGGCAACGCGAACAACCAGAACGCCACCCTGCGCTCCTACGACCCGGCGACGGGGACCGCCTCGGCGCCCATCGCCACCGACAAGGTCCGGCCGGTCATCCGCGGCGCGGTGAACCCCGTCACGGGCATCTACTACTACGGCGACAACACCGGGTGGCTCGGCGCGTACGACCCGGCCAAGAAGCAGTACCTCGGCCAGGTCGGGCAGGTCAACGGGCTCAAGGCCGGCAACGGCGACTTCGCGTTCAGCTCGGGCGGGCTGTTCTTCGTGGTGGCGGCCGACAAGGTCTACCGCGTCAACACCGACGCGGTCCCGACCAGCACCGGCACGACCGCGCTGACCACGACCGAGATCGCGACGCTGCCCGCCGGCACCTCGAGCCCGGGCATCGCGTTCTCGTCCGACGGCTACCTGTACGTGTCGAACACCACGACCGCCAACAACGTCTCGACGACCACGATCTACCAGCTCGACCCCACCTCGGGCGCCCAGGTGCGCTCGTTCCCCGTGGCCGGCAACTTCGCGGCCTCCGACCTGGCGACCTGCAACTACGCCGACACCGTCGCCGGGCAGTCGAGCGTCGACCAGCGCTGGAACAGCGGCGACCAGTTCGGCCTGGCCATCACCGGCGACGGCATCACGAGCACGAACAGCGGCACGACCGCGACCACGAGCGGCACCGACACAGGCCTCCAGCGCCAGAAGGCCGGCGCGATCCTGGTCACGCCGGACAAGCACTACACCGTGACGCAGACCGCCGCGGGCACCACCGACCTGTCCGACTACACGACCACGTGGACCGCCACCGACGTCAACAGCGGGCGCAAGGTCGCCGAGGGCACCGGGAACACCGCGTCCTTCACCTTCCCCAAGGCCACGTCCTCTGACGGCACCGACGTCGTCGTGCTGTTCACCGACACCATGCGCCGCACCCACGTCGCGACGACCTCGGACACCGGCGTGGCCGTGACGGGCGAGACCCTGTCGGTGCCGGCAGCGCAGGGCGTCCTGGCGAACGACACCGGTGACGGCCTGTCCGTCGTGTCGAACACGACGCCCGCCCACGGCACCGCGACCGTCAACCCCGACGGCTCGTACACCTACACCTCCGACGCCGGGTTCTCCGGCACGGACACCTTCACCTACGTGGCGGAGGACGGCTCCGGGCAGCAGCAGACCGGCACCGTGACGATCACCGTCACGCCGACCGCCGCCGACGACGCCGTCACCGTGCACGCGGGCTCGACGGCCACGGCGGACGCCGCCTCCGGCCTGCTCGCGAACGACACCGGCAACGGACTCACCGTCGTGTCGAACACGAAGCCGGCGCACGGCTCCGTGACCGTGGACGCCGACGGCGCCTACCGCTTCACCCCGGCCGACGGCTTCTCCGGCTCGGACTCCTTCACCTACGTGGCCCAGGACGCCAAGGGCCACCAGACCACGGCCACCGTGACGGTCACGGTCGTGCCGACCGCGGGGGCGGACACCGTCGCCGCGACGGCCGGACAGCCGACCGTCGGAGCCGCACCGGGCCTCCTGGCCGATGACCAGGGCACCGGCCTGACCGTCTCCGGTTCCACGCAGCCCGCCCACGGTTCGGTCGTCGTCGGGAAGAACGGGTCGTACACGTACACGCCGACCGACGGGTACTCCGGACCGGACCAGTTCGACTACACCGTCACCGACGGCACCTCGAGCGACACCGTCACGGTCACCGTGCACGTCGCCCCGGAGGCCGTCGACGACGCCGCGACCACCACCGCCGGAGACGCCGTCGTGACGACGACCCGCGCGGACGGCGTCCTCGGCAACGACCTGGGCGCCGGGCTGACCATCGTGACGAACGACCAGCCGGCCCACGGCGCGCTCGAGCTCGACGAGGCGACCGGCGCGTACCGGTACACGCCGGTCGCGGGGTTCTCGGGCACGGACTCGTTCACCTACACGGTGCAGGACTCGTCCGGCGCCCTGTCCACGGCGACGGTCTCCCTGACGGTGGTGCCGGCCGCGGCTGACGACACCGCGAGCACCCGTGCCAACGAGCCCGTCACCATCGACGTGCAGGGCAACGACCACGGCACCGGACTGACGACCACGATCGTCGACGGCCCCACCGCCGGCCGGGTCGTGGTCGCCGACGACGGCTCGGTGGACTACACGCCCACCACGGGCTCCTCGGGTACCGACCACTTCAGCTACCGTGTGACCGACACCGCCGGACTGGTCTCCCGCACCGCGACCGTGACGGTCACGGTGACGCCGCGCGCGCTGCCCGACTCGGCCGCGACCACGGCGGACCAGCCCGTGACCGTCGCCGCCACGACCCTGACGGGCAACGACGTCGGCACCGGGATGCACGTCACCGGCTACCGTGACGCCGAACACGGCACGGTCGCGCCCGACGCCTCCGGCAACGCGGTGTTCACCCCCGACACCGGCTTCTCGGGCACCGGCACGTTCCGGTACGACGCCGCGGACGGCTCGGGGCAGCCGACCTCCAGCTGGGTCGTCGTGATCGTCGGCCCGATGGCGACGGCTGACGCGGCGACGGCCACGGCGGGCTCGACGCTCACCGTCCCGGCGGGCGAGGGCGTCCTGGCCAACGACCGCGGCACCGACCTGCGCGCCACCGTCGACGTGAAGCCCCTGCACGGGACCGTCGACCTGGCGGCGGACGGCAGCTACACGTACACCCCGAAGGACGGCTACTCCGGGCCGGACTCCTTCACGTACACCGCGACCGACCCGGACGGCAACACGTCCACCGGGCTGGTCAGCATCACCGTGAAGCCGAGCACCACGCCGGACACCATCGCGACGACGGCGAACGCGCCCGTCGCCGTGACGTCCCGCGACCTGACGGCGAACGACCACGGCACGGGCCTGACGGTCACCGGCGTGCGTGACGCGGGCACCGGCTCGGTCGTGCTGAACGGCGACGGCACCGTGACGTACACGCCCGCTCCGGGCACCTCCGGCACGGACACGTTCACGTACGAGGTCACCGGCGCGAACAACAACACCGCGACCGGCACCGTCACCGTCACGATCACGCCCGTGCTCGCCGCGCCGGACACCACGGCCACCGCGGACGGCGAGCTCGTCGTGCCGGCGGACCAGGGCGTCCTGGCCGGCTCGACCGGCACCGACCTGCACGTCGTCGACAACAGCGACCCCGCACACGGTTCGGTGACGGTCGACAAGGACGGGTCGTACACGTACACGCCGACGCCGGGGTACTCCGGTCCGGACACGTTCGACGCCACGGCGGAGGACGGCTCGGGCAACACCGCGACGACGACCGTGACCATCACCGTCGCCCCGAAGGCCGCGGCGGACGCCGTCAGCACCCGTGCGGGCACCGCCGTCGACGTCCCCGTCACGACCAACGACAGCGGCACCGGACTTGGGGTCACGGCCGTCGGCCCGGTGTCCGCCGTGTCGTCCGCCGGGACCGTCCCGAGCACCGCGCGGACGACCGGGGCGGGGACCGTGACCTTCACGCCCACCGACGGGTTCTCCGGCACCGCGACGTTCGACTACACGGTCGCCGACGCCACGGGAGGCACCGCCACCGCGACGGTCACCGTGACCGTGAAGCCCGTGGCCGTCGCGGACGCCCTGAGCACGCCGGCAGGCACCGCGCTACCGATCAGCAGCGACACGCTCACCGGCAACGACCACGGCACCGGGCTGCACGTCACCGGACACGGCGACGCGCGGCACGGCACCGTGACCGACGGCCCGGACGGCGGTCTGGTCTACACGCCCGCGCCGGGCACGTCGGGCACCGACACGTTCACGTACACCGCGACGGACGCCTCGGGGCAGACGACGACGGCGACCGTGACCGTGCTGGTCGGCACCGTGGCGCTCGACCACACCGCGACGACGTCGACGAACGGCACCGTGACGGCCTCGGCCGCGACGGGCGTGCTGACGGGCGACTCCGGCACGGCGCTCTGGGCCGCGGTCGACCGGAAGCCGGCGCACGGCACCGTCGAGCTGGCGAAGGACGGCTCGTACGTCTACACCCCGGCCGAGGACTGGTCGGGCGTCGACACCTTCACCTACACGGCCACCGATGCCGAGGGGAACACCGCGACCGGCCTCGTGACGATCACCGTCGTCCCGACCGTGCGTGACGACAGCACCCGCACCACCGCGGGCAGGTCCGTCACCGTGCGGGGCCCCGGCGTGCTCGGCAACGACCACGGCTCGCAGCTGCGGGTCGTCGCGGTCGGCACCGCGGCGCACGGCACGGTCGGCATCGCCGCGGACGGCACGTTCGACTACACGCCCGCCGCCGGCTTCTCCGGCATCGACCACGTGACGTACAGCGCGCAGGACGCCTCCGGGCAGCGCGTCGACGGCACCGTGACGATCACGGTCGGCATCGACGCGGTGGACGACTCCGGTCGCACGATCGCCGGGGTGCCGGTCGCCACCGATGCGCGCCACGGCCTGCTCCGGAACGACGTCGGCACGGGCCTGACCGCGGCGCTCGACCGGAAGCCCGCGCACGGCACCGCGCGTGTGGCTCGGGACGGGTCGTACGTCTACACGCCGGCAGCCGGGTTCACCGGGACGGACACGTTCACCTACACGGTGACGGACGCCTCGGGGCAGACCACGACCGCCACGGCGACGATGGTCGTCATCGCGCACGCGGTCGCGACGGACGACTCGGCCACCGGGACCAAGGGCGAGCACGTCACGATCGCGCCGCTCGACAACGACCACCCCACCGGTGGCGCGACGTTCAAGCGCAGCACGCTGCACCTGCTCGACCCGGCGACCGGTGCGAGCGTCGACCGCCTGACCGTCGAGGGCGAGGGCACCTGGACCGTGTCCGACGGCGTGGTCACCTTCACGCCGACGGCCGACCACACCGGCACGCTGCAGGTCGGGTACATCGTGACCGACAGCGACGGGCAGGTCGTCAAGGCCACGATCACCGTGGTCTACCCGGTCGGCCTGGCCGCCAAGCTGCACGCCGCACAGCTCGCCTTCACGGGAGCCACTGGCCTGGTCGGCCTGGGGCTCGGAGCGCTCGCACTGCTGCTGGCCGGCTTCGCCCTGATGCTGCGCCGACGGAACGCGCGCAGCTGA